One Calditrichia bacterium DNA window includes the following coding sequences:
- the rplO gene encoding 50S ribosomal protein L15 produces the protein MDLGSLKKAEGATHSRKRIGRGEGSGQGVMAGRGHKGQKARSGSKRRAWFEGGQMPIQRRLPKFGFYNHNKKVYQVVNLSDLEKVSETAEITPETLQQNGLVKRLDVPVKVLGNGEVSKKLNIQAHAFSKTAREKIEKAGGSVTEL, from the coding sequence ATGGATCTCGGTTCTTTAAAAAAAGCAGAAGGCGCAACCCATAGCAGAAAAAGAATTGGTCGCGGAGAAGGCTCGGGCCAAGGTGTTATGGCAGGACGTGGTCATAAAGGTCAAAAAGCTCGTTCTGGATCAAAAAGACGCGCCTGGTTCGAAGGTGGACAAATGCCGATTCAGCGGCGTCTGCCCAAATTCGGCTTTTACAATCATAACAAAAAAGTATATCAGGTTGTGAACCTGAGTGATTTGGAAAAAGTAAGTGAAACTGCCGAAATCACACCGGAAACGTTACAACAAAACGGTTTGGTCAAACGTTTGGATGTGCCGGTGAAGGTCCTGGGAAATGGGGAGGTCAGCAAAAAACTGAATATTCAAGCCCATGCGTTTAGTAAAACCGCCCGGGAAAAAATTGAAAAGGCAGGAGGCAGCGTTACAGAATTATGA
- the secY gene encoding preprotein translocase subunit SecY, with protein MIETFRNILKIDDLRKRIFFTFAILGLARIGTHIVTPGIDTAALQEIWQSAKGTLFGLYDLFAGGAFSKAAVFGLGIMPYISASIIFQLLGAVWPTIQRLQQSGEDGRKKITQYTRYATLLLSGMQAFGVAVWLESQGVVLDPGFGFKLLTMISMASGTMLLMWMGEQIDERGIGNGISLLITVGIIASLPSAIRQEWIEFMNDNRNLLVEVLLLGIGFGIIAFVVLITQGQRKIPVQYAKRVVGRKVYGGVNTQLPLRINTAGVMPIIFAQAIMFIPQTLFSLFPESDVMNSISGLFAFDSVFYWFIYAVLIIFFTYFYTAIILNPVEVADNLKKQGGFVPGVRPGKKTAEYLENILTRVTLPGALALAFVAIIPYILYRFMGVSFAYASFFGGTGLLIIVQVTLDFIQQVESHLYMRHYEGFSRSGRIRGRK; from the coding sequence ATGATCGAAACGTTCCGTAACATACTGAAAATTGATGACCTGCGTAAACGTATTTTCTTTACTTTTGCGATTTTGGGTCTGGCTAGAATTGGTACACACATTGTTACGCCCGGAATTGATACTGCAGCGTTGCAGGAAATTTGGCAAAGCGCCAAAGGTACCCTTTTCGGGCTATACGACTTGTTCGCCGGTGGTGCTTTCAGTAAAGCTGCAGTGTTTGGACTGGGTATCATGCCTTACATCAGTGCGTCGATCATTTTCCAATTATTAGGTGCTGTTTGGCCTACCATTCAGCGGTTGCAGCAATCTGGTGAAGATGGCAGAAAAAAAATAACCCAATACACGCGCTATGCAACCTTACTACTTTCTGGAATGCAGGCATTTGGTGTTGCCGTTTGGTTGGAAAGCCAAGGCGTTGTGTTGGATCCAGGGTTTGGTTTTAAACTGTTAACAATGATATCGATGGCTTCCGGAACAATGTTGTTGATGTGGATGGGTGAGCAAATTGACGAACGAGGTATTGGCAACGGTATTTCACTGCTGATTACTGTCGGCATTATTGCATCTTTACCAAGTGCAATCCGTCAGGAGTGGATCGAATTCATGAACGACAACCGGAACCTGTTGGTAGAAGTTTTGCTGCTGGGTATCGGATTTGGTATTATTGCCTTTGTCGTGCTCATCACTCAAGGGCAACGTAAAATTCCCGTTCAATATGCAAAACGTGTTGTCGGCAGAAAAGTTTATGGTGGTGTAAATACCCAGTTACCGTTGCGGATAAATACTGCAGGTGTTATGCCAATTATTTTTGCCCAGGCAATTATGTTTATTCCGCAAACGCTTTTTTCACTCTTTCCGGAAAGTGATGTAATGAACTCTATTTCCGGATTGTTTGCCTTCGATTCGGTGTTTTATTGGTTTATATATGCCGTACTGATCATCTTTTTCACCTATTTCTACACGGCTATTATTCTCAACCCGGTTGAAGTTGCAGACAACCTGAAAAAGCAAGGTGGCTTTGTTCCCGGTGTTCGCCCCGGTAAAAAGACTGCTGAGTATCTCGAAAATATTCTCACCCGTGTAACACTGCCAGGTGCGCTTGCCTTAGCTTTTGTGGCTATCATACCTTACATCTTGTATCGATTTATGGGTGTTTCTTTTGCCTATGCATCTTTCTTTGGTGGAACCGGGTTATTGATCATTGTTCAGGTAACGCTTGATTTTATCCAACAAGTTGAATCGCACCTTTATATGCGACATTATGAAGGATTCAGCCGCAGTGGGCGTATTCGCGGCAGAAAATAA
- the rpmD gene encoding 50S ribosomal protein L30 has translation MAKKTKEKQLKITQVRSIIGQKGTHKKTIEALGLKRIRHEVIQKDTPQIRGMVFKVKHLVSVEEI, from the coding sequence ATGGCTAAAAAAACTAAAGAAAAACAATTGAAAATCACACAGGTGCGCAGTATCATCGGGCAAAAAGGTACGCACAAAAAAACCATTGAAGCTTTGGGTTTGAAGCGTATTCGCCACGAGGTAATTCAAAAAGACACGCCACAAATTCGTGGAATGGTCTTCAAAGTAAAGCATCTGGTTTCCGTAGAAGAAATTTGA
- the map gene encoding type I methionyl aminopeptidase → MITIKNEKEIERMRVSAGIVAETLEMLADFICPGKSTKDIDNAVEKYIFSRGAYPAFKGLYGFPASACISIDEEVVHGIPSTKRLLKEGMTVTVDVGVRYKGYYGDAAFTYPVGSITGDKQKLMLVTWESLFKGLEKAHSGNRLGDLSAAIQQHAEMHGYGVVRELVGHGIGKKMHEDPQVPNYGTAGKGMLLKQGMTIAVEPMINMGTKNVRILDDKWTYVTNDGKPSAHYEHTILIRDGEPEILTNHSLNPEQFF, encoded by the coding sequence GTGATTACGATTAAGAATGAAAAAGAAATCGAGCGTATGCGAGTCAGCGCAGGAATTGTTGCTGAAACGCTCGAAATGCTGGCAGATTTCATCTGCCCCGGAAAATCGACAAAAGATATTGACAACGCGGTAGAAAAATATATATTTTCGCGCGGTGCTTATCCGGCTTTTAAAGGATTGTATGGTTTTCCGGCAAGTGCATGTATCTCGATAGATGAAGAAGTTGTTCACGGAATCCCATCAACCAAACGGTTGTTGAAAGAAGGTATGACAGTAACCGTTGATGTTGGTGTGCGCTACAAAGGCTATTATGGGGATGCGGCTTTTACTTATCCCGTTGGGAGTATCACTGGTGATAAACAAAAGTTGATGCTCGTAACATGGGAAAGTTTGTTTAAGGGATTAGAAAAAGCGCATTCGGGAAACCGATTAGGTGATTTATCCGCCGCAATTCAACAGCATGCAGAAATGCATGGTTATGGTGTTGTTCGGGAGTTGGTTGGCCACGGGATCGGAAAAAAGATGCACGAAGATCCTCAGGTCCCAAACTACGGAACTGCAGGAAAAGGGATGTTGCTAAAACAAGGAATGACAATAGCCGTTGAGCCCATGATAAATATGGGTACAAAAAATGTGCGGATTTTAGATGACAAATGGACTTACGTAACTAATGATGGAAAACCCTCTGCGCATTATGAACATACAATTCTTATTCGTGATGGCGAGCCGGAAATATTGACAAATCATTCATTAAATCCGGAACAGTTTTTTTAA